The nucleotide sequence GTCGGCCTCGACCTCGTCGACGTCCAGCAGCCGGTAGGGCGCGGCGGCGGAGTGGTCGACGACCACCAGCCCGCTGTTCTCGTGCACCAGTTTGGTGACGGCCCGGAGATCGGTGACCGTGCCGAGCGACGACGACGCCGACGTGATGGCCACCATGCGGGTCGGCTTGGAGACCAGGCTCTCCCACTGCCAGGTGGGCAGCTCGCCGGTCTCGATGTCGACCTCGGCCCACTTCACCTTCGCGCCGTAACGGTTCGCGGCGCGCAGCCACGGCGCGATGTTGGCCTCGTCGTCGAGCCGGGTGACCACCACCTCGTACCCGAGGCCCACCCGCGACGACGCCGCGTCGGCCAGCGACGTCAGCAGGATCGCACGGTCGGCGCCGAGCACCACCCCGCGCGGGTCCCCGCCGACGAGGTCGGCGACGGCCTGGCGCGCTGCGGCGAGGACCGCGGCGCTGCGCTTGGCGGCGGGATGCGGGCCGATGTCGGTGGTCATCGAGCCGCGGAAGGCGGTCGAGACCGTCGTCGCCACCGAGTCCGGCAGCAACATTCCATAGGGCGCGTCGAAGTGCACCCATCCATCGCCCAGCGACGGGTGCAGGCCACGCACCCGGGCGACGTCGTATGCCATGCCAGCCACCTTCGAGCGATTGAGTGCCGCTACCCATGGCGATGTCGTGGACGACCCTTGACGCCCACGCCTCGCCGATCCGGGTTACCTGGGCAGCCATACTAGTGCAGTGACCTTGGCGGCCGGAGTGCTAGTGGCATGGCTGTTGCTGGTGCTCCCGGGGACCATCGTGGCCCGTGCGGCGCAGCTAACCTGGCCAGTCGCAATCGCCGTGGCACCCCCACTGACCTACGGCGTGGTGGCCTTCGCCGTCCTTCCCTTCGGCGCCCTCGGCGTGCCGTGGAACGGGTGGACCGCGCTGGCCGCGCTGCTCGTCGTCGTGATCGTGGTCACAGCACTGCAACTGCTGCTGGCTCGCGTGACGGTGCGCGACGTCGCCGACCGGGCGATGCGGCGCGGCCCCGCACTGGTCGTCGCGGCCGGCGTGGCGCTCGGCGCACTGCTGATCGGCGTGGCAGCACTCCACGGCGTGCAGAACTGGCAAAGCGTCCCCAGCAACTGGGACTCCGTCTGGCACGCCAACACCGTCCGGTTCATCGTCGAGACCGGACAGGCCTCGCCGACACACATGGGCGAGCTGCGCAACGTCGAGACGCACGACGCCCTGTACTACCCATCGGTCTTCCACGCGCTCGCCGCCCTGCAGTGCCAGCTGACCGGCGCGGCCGCCACGACGGCGTACACGCTGGCCTCGTTGATCGCGGCGGTGTGGCTCTTCCCGGTGAGCGCGGCCGCGCTCACCTGGCACCTGCTGCGCCCGCGCCTGGACGACCAATGGCGCGTCGCGGGCAGCGCCGCGGCCGCCGCGGCGCTCGCGGCGTCGTTCACCGCGCTGCCCTACGTCGAGTTCGACACCGCGTCCATGCCGAACCTGGTGGCCTACGGCATCGCCGTTCCGGCCATGGTGCTGATCGCGTCGGCGGTGCGGCACCGCAACCGCATCCCGTTGGCCGTGCTCGCGCTGCTCGGCGTCTTCTCGGTGCACATCACCGGAGGCGTCGTCGCCGTGACGTTCGTGGTGGCCTGGTGGCTCTGCGAGGGCCTGTGGCGCCCGGCGTTCGGCCGGGTGCGGGACTTCGTCAGCCTGGCGCTCATCGCCGTGCCGACCGTGGTGCTGCTGCTGCCCCAGTTCGTCGGCGTGCTGGCCCAAGCCGAGATCATCGCCGGTCACGCCTTCGTCACCCACGAGGGCAAGAAGCGCGCGCTGTTCGACGCCGTGGTCCAGCACACCCGCCACCTCAACGACTTCCCGATCCAGAACGCGTTGATCCTGCTGGCCGGACTCGGCGGGGCCTACCTGCTGGTCCGCCGCATCTGGTGGCCGCTGGCGGTGTGGGCGCTGCTGGTCGTGTCGATCGTGCACTCCTCGGCGCCGTTCGGCGGCCCGCTCGGCACCATCACCGGGACCTACAGCGACCTGTTCTACAGCGATCCCCGCCGGCTCTCCGCGGTGGTGACCATGCTGCTGGCGCCGATGGCCGGGACCGCGCTGTACCTGGGCACGGCGTTCGTCGTCGACCGGGCGAGACGCCGGCTGCCGGACGTCGGTCCCCGGGTGTGGACCGGCGCGACGGCCGCCGTGCTCATCGTCGTCACCGTCGGGCTGGCCTGGCACTATCTGCCGCGCAACCGGTACCTGTTCTTCGAGAAGTACGACCGGGTGATCGTCGACGCCAAGGACCTCGACGCGTTCGCGTACCTGGCGACGCTGCCGGACGCCCGCGACACCCTGATCGGCAACGCCAACACCGACGGCACCGCCTGGATGTACGCCGTGGCGGGGCTGCATCCGCTGTGG is from Mycolicibacterium grossiae and encodes:
- a CDS encoding DUF6541 family protein: MTLAAGVLVAWLLLVLPGTIVARAAQLTWPVAIAVAPPLTYGVVAFAVLPFGALGVPWNGWTALAALLVVVIVVTALQLLLARVTVRDVADRAMRRGPALVVAAGVALGALLIGVAALHGVQNWQSVPSNWDSVWHANTVRFIVETGQASPTHMGELRNVETHDALYYPSVFHALAALQCQLTGAAATTAYTLASLIAAVWLFPVSAAALTWHLLRPRLDDQWRVAGSAAAAAALAASFTALPYVEFDTASMPNLVAYGIAVPAMVLIASAVRHRNRIPLAVLALLGVFSVHITGGVVAVTFVVAWWLCEGLWRPAFGRVRDFVSLALIAVPTVVLLLPQFVGVLAQAEIIAGHAFVTHEGKKRALFDAVVQHTRHLNDFPIQNALILLAGLGGAYLLVRRIWWPLAVWALLVVSIVHSSAPFGGPLGTITGTYSDLFYSDPRRLSAVVTMLLAPMAGTALYLGTAFVVDRARRRLPDVGPRVWTGATAAVLIVVTVGLAWHYLPRNRYLFFEKYDRVIVDAKDLDAFAYLATLPDARDTLIGNANTDGTAWMYAVAGLHPLWTHYDYPQQQGPGYHRFVFWAYADDADTDPRVAEAVRALNIRYVLTSTPVVRGFVMPDGLVSLDRSRSWKKIYDNGEDRIYEWQGTNAPAAR
- a CDS encoding cysteine desulfurase-like protein, with translation MAYDVARVRGLHPSLGDGWVHFDAPYGMLLPDSVATTVSTAFRGSMTTDIGPHPAAKRSAAVLAAARQAVADLVGGDPRGVVLGADRAILLTSLADAASSRVGLGYEVVVTRLDDEANIAPWLRAANRYGAKVKWAEVDIETGELPTWQWESLVSKPTRMVAITSASSSLGTVTDLRAVTKLVHENSGLVVVDHSAAAPYRLLDVDEVEADVVAVNAVAWGGPPIGALVFRDPALINGFGSVALDPLATGAARLEVGAHQYGMLAGVVASIEYLANLDETAVGTRRERLAVSMRSAAAYMDRLFDYLLAALRSLPLVMVIGQPEDRIPVLSLAVHGVPAERVIQRLADNGVLAVENTTSRVLDVIGVNDIGGAVTIGLAHYTTMAEVDQLVRALASFG